ggtcaaatacattaaaatcattaacTAGATAACCCAGAGACTCAGGATTGTGATATATGTGATTTGTAACCCTGTGGAAGGAGTGTGTTTTTAATCTATATCATTTTATCCACATGAACAAAACAAAGTCATTTCTTCATCAGATGTAAAGCAGGTGATTGTGACTTGTCATACCAACTTGGCATCTGGTAAATCATGAATTTGACTACAATGTTAATACAGATCTTCTTGTTGGATTTTTCCAAGACTGCCTTTACTTCATCTTTATTTGTCATGCAATTCTTTCAATGGCTAAATATTGTAGTAATTAAGATATTGAtaaacttaatttttttatgtGTGTGCGTATGTTGTACCAATGTTGTCGTGGTTTTGACTTCGTGTTGTGTAATAaagaggggccgcggtggtcgagtggttaaggtgtcctgacactttaacactagccctccacctctgggttgcgagttcgaaacctacgtggggcagttgccaggtactgaccataggccggtggtttttctccgggtactccggctttcccccacctccaaaacctggcacttccttaaatgaccctggctgttaataggacgttaaacacaacaaaccaaagtgtaataaagaaaaaaacaaagatattgaTAAACTTTGTAGATATGTCAAAATCCCCttcaataagcccatgcctgataatacGTGTACCTATGTTTCTCAGTGAAAATGTTAACAGTTACAATTTCATTATCCTTTAATAGGCCATGGTGTTTTCTGCTCTTAAATGGAAGTTGAATTTGTCCCCCGCGCTTACTTAAGTCCTCTCtgtcctacatgtatgtatgttcctaacgccaaagtttgtcagcatGATTCCTGGAGCgattttaatcaaacttcacTCAATATGATACAGGACCTTAATATCTCAGACGAGTTCAAGTTTGAGAGGTTTGGGTCAAGGGCAAGGTCACTGTAGCTATTTTTAGACAGGGGCGGTTGCTATAGCAATACCTAGTAtgctgtttcaggataaattaaTATGTAAGAAGAATTAATTCTAAAAATTGAATGTAACATGCAAGGGCAggatatttgaatataaatcaTAAGGTTCAGATCAAAATTTTTCCGTTCGTAGCAATTGCAAGTATCAAATCAATCAGTGTGTTAAACAAAAATACCAATGTTCCTATTTGATATGCAGACCCTTTGTAGAAAAAGTGTAGATTAGGTCCCCAAGGCAACCTAATCTGAGTGTTGTATGTATTgctagaagaaaaaaaaaaactaaataatttacgttcTTTGCGCATTTCGGAGATAAATACATTAAGTAGTCTGGTTACAGCTTACGTATAATTGACCCTCCGTGACAAAGTCGGTGGGGGGGGGGTCGGAATATATTCAAAATGATGGTTTCCTGTTGGAGCttcaataataataatgtcaAGGAATATAAGTCTTTGAAATACTCTTTGGAAGGATTCTTCCTTTTAAAGATTGTCACGGGTAATCAATAACATCCTAATTTGCATACCTATAGGAAGATGTTACGTTGTCATGCATGAACTCAGGTCACCTTTTAATATATTTGGGTCCTGATTTAGACCCCGCTTTCGTATTCTCCGTGTGTCACATatgatgttatttatttttccaaatGAAGTTATCCAATTCCCACAAACTTATCtggtgattatttttttttttacatgaatttCATTAACCCATGTTCCCCTTTCCCCCTCCTTATAAGATCACCGGGGCAAAGTCTAGAGGAGCTATTGCTATATTCCCCGCGTTGGCATCGTGGACAGATTTAAATGTTTTTCTCTGAAAGCCGAGCCTAAAATCATGTGCCATCTTGATTGTGTTCTTGGGCAAAACACTTCATTTACAAGGTCTATCCCTCGAGATAGTGTGTACGTGCCATCTTGATTGTGTTCTTGGGCAAAACACTTCATTTACAAGGTCTATCCCTCGAGATAGTGTGTACGTACACTGCGAGGAATTTCAGACAATATCGTAGACAGTGataatttgtatgtaacaaCTTCTGtgtaaatatcaatttaattttgaaaagttATATCTCCCAGGACTCAGTAGGGGATTTTTCAAGACTTCAAGAAAtgcaaaataatattaaatctGTCTTCGAATGATGAAAAGTGGACTCTCATGTATGATACGATGACAGATTTTATAAGTGGTGCAGAactatgaaatatatgtttggGAAATTCTTGCAGCATGCATTAGGTCTATTGGAACTTTccattttagctcacctggtctgaaggtTCAGAAGAGTACAAAAAACCCCAACTTTTTTTGAGCTTTTTCGAAAAAGCAGGAAAAAAGTAGTTATAAAGTagggaaaaaaaattacttttgtgtactttatttcggtatgggaTACGGAAACTTTGCATATTTTCGTAAAACTTAATTGACAGCTTTTTAACTTGAACCGTCAGCTTTTAGAAATACTCGCTCTATTGACCATTTTAAGCCCACCtgatcatcagatggtggacaGTTAAATTGCCCCTTTTCCGTAGTCTGTCATCAGTAAGCACTATTGTTGTAATCACTATTTCTCGAGAAGTGCTGGAAGAATATTTCTAGCTGGCAATATGATGATGCTCATGATAACTTAAAACATCATCATTTTACATTGAGTAACCAGGttgtaaatgatgacgtcattatacccccgcaacgaagttagggcggtatactggaatcaggttgtctgtccgtccgtccgtctgtctgtagacacattttgtccggacaactcctgaactgatgggccaattccaatgaaacttcacacaaatattaatgatcatgtatagatgtgcatgccactttatttttctcaaaattatggttgctatggccactggtcactataaacaggttttccgataagaaccataactttattaagtttgtccggacaactcctcctaaactaaatggccaatttcaataaaacttcacacaaatatagaggaccatgtgtagatgtgcatgccactttttttcctcaaaattatggttgctatggcacctggtcactataaacaggttttccaaaaagaaccataactttatgcttgtccggacaactcctcctaaaccgaagtgccgatttcaatgaaacggaacacaaatataaaggaccatgggtagatgtgcatgccactttctttttctcaaaattatggttgttatggcaactcacaggtcactatattactgggttaccTTTGTTAGCCTCTAATAGCACAATTAAGGAGCATTGCAGATGATGGAGCATTGAAAAACTTTGATAAAAGcttacatttgcttgcaagtatgtgagaaaaataatcaaacatgggtctgttccacaaacaaggatatctcaaccctcgtgtaaaaGTTTGGTTGGCCggcactcggcaagcctcgtgctgactggccaaactcttacactcgggttgagatatccctgtccacgatatagacccatgttagattctattaatccACAATTTTACCAGTATGAGATTTGAGAGAAGCTACTCATGCTCTTTTCACACTCTCAACAATTGCattcgtcacgtcaacaataccatgacgtcatggtgACAATACCATGATGTCACAGCGACAATACCATGATGGCACAGCGACgtatcatgacgtcatatcaacaatACCATGTTGTCACAATGACATATCATGATGCCatgtcaacaataccatgatgTCACAGCTACATATCATGACGTCatgtcaacaataccatgataTCACAGTGACATATCATGATGTCAtatcaacaataccatgatATCACAGCGCCGTATCATGACGTCatgtcaacaataccatgatgTCACAGTGACATATCATGATGTCatgtcaacaataccatgatgGCACAGTGACATATCATGATGTCAtatcaacaataccatgatgTCACAGTGACGTATCATGACGTCatgtcaacaataccatgatgTCACAGTGACATATCATGATGTCAtatcaacaataccatgatgTCACAGTGACACATCATGATGTCAtatcaacaataccatgatgTCACAGCGACgtatcatgacgtcatatcaacaatACCATGTCGGTGCCGTAGcatgacgtcatatcaacaataccatgatgTCACAGCGACGTATCATGATGTCatgtcaacaataccatgatgTCACAGTGACATATCATGATGTCAtatcaacaataccatgatgTCACAGTGACGTATCATGACATCatgtcaacaataccatgataTCACAGTGACACATCATGATGTCATATCAACAATACCATATCACAGTGACATTTGCTGATGTCATATCAACAATACCATGTTGTCACAGTGACGTATCATGATGTCatgtcaacaataccatgatgTCACAGTGACACATCATGATGTCAtatcaacaataccatgatgTCACAGTGACACATCATGATGTCAtatcaacaataccatgatgTCACAGTGACGTATCATGATGTCatgtcaacaataccatgatgTCACAGCGACAATACAACAATTTCACTCATGTCAGCTTTTCCCTGCATATGTGACGtccatctatatataaataatgctTAGATaaataagagggtaaacagggtaagagaaaaataatcattcgtCCCGATGGAAGTGAAACAAAGGAAtatcaaccctcggggtaagattcTAAGCTGACAAACACTTGACTTGCTTGGTAACTGATTCTATTATTCTTATAGCATACAGAGGTCATTGTTGCTGTAAAATTAAAAGTTGACACAACTTTGgacaagttatctccctttaacctagctgttatttgttttattttcatcacaagataatatttttgtttagtATGATCACCACATATGTTTGCTGGTTGAAACGCCAATTTTAacgacagtatatatatagacaaaatatTTTACCAATGTTTTCAATCATTTTGTTTGTGAAAACATGTAGTTTACCAGTGCGTTGGGTCTTCTGAAAGGCAAcactatataaatgtattaatttgATGAGATTGGAATGTCATGACTTCAATATCAGTATAGAGTTGTTATGAGTAAACACAAGGTGTTGGTCTGTGTGAGGGGCCAGTGAACTCCATCTGACACTTTAACATGTTACTGTTCATTATCGCAAAGGAGGACTGGGAAGCAGATGGTCCACTTGTGAACGATCGATGCCGTTCTTTTTTCTCTGTTATGAATTACCACCTATAACTGTTTTGTGTTGAAACCTCAGAGGAACAGatgttttgggaaaaaaatatgTAGGAGTTGTAACAGGACAATTACTGTATGcttctcaaaaaaaaaattgtatcaatGAGTCATTTCTGGTGTTTTTCATTTATGAAGACctgttcgttttttttttttcaatttgtcaaatgttttttatatatcatatatttgatggaagggagacaactcttacaGTAGTTGAAAGCTGTATAATTTTTTCAAGAATTTGTGGAATTTTGGTATACTATAAAATAGAATGCATGCaagaaattaaattttcatagatacaataatatcacTTCAAATCTAAAGACAACCTAacgttttgtttatatttacagtaaaacctgtcttagagaccacctaGCTGTTTAtatctacagtcaaacctgtcttagagaccacctaGCTGTTTAtatctacagtcaaacctgccttagagaccacttAGCTGTTTAtatctacagtcaaacctgtcttagagaccactTAGCTGTTTATATctagtcaaacctgtcttagagacctAGCTGTTTAtatctacagtcaaacctgtcttagagaccacttagctgtttatatatacagtcaaacctgtcttagagaccacctaGCTGTTTATATCTACAGAaaaacctgtcttagagaccacctaGCTGtttatatctacagtaaaacctgtctttaGAGACCACCTAGCTGTTTAtatctacagtcaaacctgtcttagagaccacctaGCTGTTTAtatctacagtcaaacctgtcttagagacctGACCTGAGGAAGGATGTCAGGGGTATGGGGTTAGGAGGTGTGAGGAAGGATGTCAGGGGTATGGGGTTAGGAGGTGTGAGGAAGGATGTCAGTGGTATGGGGTTAGGAGGTGTGGGGAAGGATGTCAGGGGTATGGGGTTAGGAGGTGTGGGGAAGGATGTCAGGGGTATGGGGTTAGGAGGTGTGAGGAAGGATGTCAGGGGTATGGGGTTAGGAGGTGTGAGGAAGGATGTCAGGGGTATGGGGTTAGGAGGTCTGAGGAAGGATGTCGGGGATATGGGGTTAGGAGGTCTAAGGAAGGATGTCAGGGGTATGGGGTTAGGTCTGAGGAAGGATGTCAGGGGTATGGGGTTAGGAGGCCTGAGGAAGGATGTCGGGGATATGGGGTTAGGAGGTCTAAGGAAGGATGTCAGGGGTATGGGGTTAGGTCTGAGGAAGGATGTCAGGGGTATGGGGTTAGGAGGTCTGAGGAAGGATGTCAGGGGTATGGGGTTAGGAGGTGTGAGTGAGGATGTCAGAGGTATGGGGTTAGGAGGTCTGAGGAAGGATGTCAGGGGTATGGGATAAGGAGGTCTGAGGAAGGATGTCAGGGGTATGGGGTTAGGTCTGAGGAAGGATGTCGGGGGTATGGGGTTAGGTCTGAGGAAGGATGTCGGGGGTATGGGGTTAGGAGGTCTGAGGAAGGATGTCGGGGTATGGGGTTAGGAGGTGTGAGGAAGGATGTCAGTGGTATGGGGTTAGGAGGT
This genomic stretch from Pecten maximus chromosome 16, xPecMax1.1, whole genome shotgun sequence harbors:
- the LOC117344800 gene encoding acanthoscurrin-2-like; the encoded protein is MGLGGVRKDVRGMGLGGVRKDVSGMGLGGVGKDVRGMGLGGVGKDVRGMGLGGVRKDVRGMGLGGVRKDVRGMGLGGLRKDVGDMGLGGLRKDVRGMGLGLRKDVRGMGLGGLRKDVGDMGLGGLRKDVRGMGLGLRKDVRGMGLGGLRKDVRGMGLGGVSEDVRGMGLGGLRKDVRGMG